In a single window of the Scyliorhinus canicula chromosome 1, sScyCan1.1, whole genome shotgun sequence genome:
- the LOC119968190 gene encoding gap junction beta-3 protein-like, whose translation MDWKTLQGVLSGVNKYSTGFGRIWLSVVFIFRVLVYVVAAEKVWGDDQKDFDCNTKQPGCTNVCFDFYFPISHIRLWALQLIFISTPSLLVVMHVAYRKDKEKKYHMKHPDTDTKLYENAGRKHGGLWWTYLISLFFKTIIEIVFLYILHRIYDSFDMPRLVKCEEDPCPNVVDCYIARPTEKRVFTYFMVGASALCIVLSITEMIYLIFKRCFRCCMLHCRKRKSVLSEVKADYHAHALTHINHLPNGKSLDYIHASAPNLSAM comes from the coding sequence ATGGACTGGAagacactgcaaggggtccttagcGGCGTAAATAAATATTCTACAGGGTTTGGACGGATTTGGCTGTCAGTAGTCTTCATCTTCCGGGTGCTGGTGTATGTGGTAGCAGCAGAGAAAGTATGGGGTGATGACCAGAAAGACTTTGACTGTAACACCAAGCAACCTGGGTGCACCAACGTGTGCTTTGATTTCTACTTTCCCATCTCCCACATCAGGCTCTGGGCTTTGCAATTGATCTTCATCTCTACACCTTCCCTACTGGTCGTCATGCACGTGGCCTACAGAAAAGACAAAGAGAAAAAGTACCATATGAAACACCCAGATACCGACACCAAACTATATGAGAATGCTGGGAGAAAACATGGTGGGCTCTGGTGGACCTATTTGATCAGTCTGTTTTTTAAAACTATTATTGAAATTGTTTTCTTGTACATCCTTCATCGGATTTATGACAGTTTTGATATGCCTCGCCTGGTCAAATGTGAGGAAGACCCTTGCCCCAATGTAGTAGATTGTTACATTGCCAGACCAACTGAGAAAAGGGTTTTCACCTATTTTATGGTTGGGGCTTCAGCTCTTTGCATTGTTTTAAGTATAACTGAAATGATCTACTTGATCTTTAAAAGGTGTTTCAGGTGCTGTATGTTGCATTGCAGGAAAAGAAAATCAGTACTGTCCGAAGTCAAGGCTGACTATCATGCCCATGCACTCACTCATATAAATCACTTGCCTAATGGCAAGTCACTGGACTACATTCATGCTTCTGCCCCAAACCTTTCCGCAATGTAA